ATAGTGGATCCCGCCATAGAGACGGGACTCGGCCGCCTCCTCCGCCATCGCCCGCACCCGCGCGGCCTCCTCCGGAAAAACCGCCGACAAGTAGGCCGCGGCCGCCATCGAACACGAGGAATGGCCGGAGGGATAGGAAGGATGCGGCGGCGTCATCACGAACGACTTGAAATTCGGGTCGGCCATGTTGGGGCGCGGCAGCAGGATCTGGTACTTGTTGCGCCATGTCGTGATGAAGGTGTCGGCCATCAGGGCATGGGCATAGCCGAGCACGCGGGCGGCCCGGGGCGTGTTGAGGCCGTGGGCGCGCACGAGCGGGCGGATGATGTCGTTCCACTGGGCGGCCGGGGCATCCAGGTTCCACTTCAGCGCGATCGCCTTCTGCTCGGCGGTCAGGTTGCGCCCGACCGTCTCCACCTCGTCGAGACCCGCCTGAAAACCTGGCTCGCCCGGAAACGGGGGCCGCGGCAGCGAGTAGGCCGCAGGGTCCGTGAGCAGCCAGGGGCGCCAGCTGCCGGCCAGCGGCTCCATCGGCCCCGTGTGGGTCCACTGGCCGGGCTGGACGGCCAGCGGCAGGCTCGGCTTGACGCTGCTGCCGTCCTCACGGGCGCGGGCCACCACCTGGGCCGCCACGGCCTCCCCGATCGCCTGCCCGGCGATCACGTCGCCGCGCAGGTTGGCCCCGGCGGCGATGCGGCTCTCGGCCGCGGCCCGGGCACGCCCCAGCAGGTCGTTGCGCTGCTCGGGGAACACCTCGGCCAGCGCGGTCGCCGCGGCATAGGCGATCGCCGCGTGCTCCGAGGGATAGCTCGGCACCCCCACCTCTTCAGGCAGGACCGGCTGGAGCGTGGGGTCCAGCCGGGCAGGCGCGGCGCGCCGATGCCG
This DNA window, taken from Candidatus Sericytochromatia bacterium, encodes the following:
- a CDS encoding phosphatase PAP2 family protein; protein product: MLGRAACLALAAIVGLLACSSPATVGPAPGETPLTVEAGAATWRPLVVSDMAALPDPAPETARQAADLAEVKAWLGRLTAGERETVAYWNSQPAPVRWSETARDMTIEAGLVPPRAARTLAMAHTAIYDATLAVWAAKARHRRAAPARLDPTLQPVLPEEVGVPSYPSEHAAIAYAAATALAEVFPEQRNDLLGRARAAAESRIAAGANLRGDVIAGQAIGEAVAAQVVARAREDGSSVKPSLPLAVQPGQWTHTGPMEPLAGSWRPWLLTDPAAYSLPRPPFPGEPGFQAGLDEVETVGRNLTAEQKAIALKWNLDAPAAQWNDIIRPLVRAHGLNTPRAARVLGYAHALMADTFITTWRNKYQILLPRPNMADPNFKSFVMTPPHPSYPSGHSSCSMAAAAYLSAVFPEEAARVRAMAEEAAESRLYGGIHYRRDNEDGKQLGQRIAEAALLRARADGLP